Part of the candidate division WOR-3 bacterium genome is shown below.
ATGTTCAACACAATTTTCTCCGTTAGCAAACAGCACTTTCAGGGCGAAGAAAACTAACAAGAAAATATAACTCAAGTTTGTAATTTTGGTGATAATCATATTCCACCTCGGTTATTTAACAAACCTAAAATTTGTTGTATTGTTCATTTTTGAATTATAGCAATCGTTTTTGTTAATGTTCCTTCAGGTGTTTCCATTTTAACAAGGTAGATACCATCCGCCAGTTCTTTTCCATTTAGCGTTATTGCGTGGGCGCCAGCATGTTTTCTTTCGTTTACAATAGTTCTTACTAATCTACCGGATATATCATAAAGTGAAAGTTTAACATTTCCCGTTTTCTTAATTGAAAAAGAAATGTTTGTTATGCCATTTGAAGGATTGGGTGAAATCTTGATTTTATCCGATTTTGCACTATAGATTTCATTCTCTGCAATTCCTGCCCAGTCATTACGGTCAAAGTATGCCGCACCATAGATTGGAGAGTAACTCACATAAATACAACCATAGATATCATTGCCAAGATATTCAATCGCGGGCTTTATATTGTTTGGTGGTTGGTAGTCACCAAACTGCACCGGTGTTGTCCAGGAACCATAATAATCGCACCAGGTATATCGGAATCTGCGGCTACCACTTGTTCCATAGGCGTATGCGATACCTTCGCCACCATTGTCTCGTGCGGCAACATCAGGACAACAGGCAGCGGTAGTGGTGTCAGTCAGATTGTAATAAAACCAGGTATTGCCACCATTATAGGATGCTCCATACTGGATGTAATATGCTACTGCATAGCCACTCCTTTCGTAAACCGTTATTGCTGTATCATGATATGCGCCAATCGAAGTAAATCGCGAATTCGGACCCGCAAAAATTGTGGAAAGGCCGGTTCGGTTGCCGTAATAGTCAAACCCATCAATTTGCAGATAGTCATTGTTCTTGATATAAGAGGCGAAGGCATAATAATTGGAATATCCTTCATTGGTGCAGGCATCAAGCCCCCGACTGGCATTTGTAACGCCGGTTGAGATTTCATACCAGTTCACACCCGCAGTGTCACTGTAGAAATATTTTAAGGAGCCATTTTTAGTTATAGCAAATAGATTCTGGTATTGATCATCGAAGTCGTGGTCGCTGACCAGTGCTATTTCTTTAATAGTATCAACGGGATTTGTGACGACCAAGTCTATATATTGAGCACCGTTATTAAAGTTAACCTGTGCACCATCAGATACACGAAATCTAAAAAACCGTACCACATGTGGCGTCCAACTATTCGCGGCAAGATAGTAATGATTACCTGTAGTAGTGAGGCTGAGTTTCGGATTCGGCAGAATTCCATTTGCAACAAATGGGTTAGCTTTATAAATCCACGATGCACCTCTATTTGTTGAAAAATACATGTTGATTGAGGTTTGATTACTGAAGTAGTAGTAACACGCAGCCATGATATGTGAAGTTGGTCTATGTATGTCAAGGGAAACGCAACAGAGAGAGTCTATATCACCTATGCGCACATCATTTCCCCATCGGTCCTCAAGCGGAACAGGATGTGGTTGGTCATATTCTGTTGGTTCATTTGATTCTGCTCGGGCAGTTACAAAAAATCCCGACAGAAAAATTATTGTACAGATTTTTTTGTTATTCATTTTTCCTCCTCATATATTTTAACCCTCTCCCACCATAGGAGAGTGAAATATTTGGGGGCATTGTTTTTTCACCCTCACCTTTATCTTCTCTTCTCAAGGGAGAGGACATAATAATAAAGGTGCAATATATCCAGCATCCCAACCCAAACCTATCAACCATATTTTTTAGGTATTTAAGCATTTTGAACCTTTAGGTATTTTATATTACTGCTCATAACAGCCAATATCCACACCGTTACCCTGTGGTCTTGATTTACCCTCAAGGTCAATTGCCGGCGCAGATAAGGAATCTCCTGCATTAATACCCGGGCTACCTGATTTCAGATGATAATTTCCTTCAGTGCCCCAACCAAACGAATTGAATTGTGGATTGCCATAGATATTTCCCGTTCCAATCTGTCCTACTTCTGCTGAAGTATATGTGGTATTCCCCTGAATTAAGAGTCTGTCATCTTTTGGTGCATAAAATAGATTATATTTAATATCATAATTAACTGCTTCGGCAAGCCATATCACAGGTGCGTTATTCCCGCGACTGCAAAATATCGTGTTTACTATCCTTAAATTAACTGGTATCGTCGGTGAATCATACTGCACATGCATTATGTAGTTTTCCCCAATAGAATCATCAACCGTGCAATTTATTATTTCGAAATAGGCATTATGATTTTCAGTACAGATCACAATCGGTGACCAGGGAGTTATTGTTCTGTCCCCATCCCCACGCCCATAGATTAAAGTATTCACAACTCGCGAGGAATCACCCCATAATTTTACCCCATCACAGGAATTATTGGCAACAATACATTCATGGATATAAGTCCGCTTGGCTTTGGAATCAAGCCCGTCGCCATAATTATGGGTGGCAGTTGTATTACTGATCTCAATTGGTCCCTCGGAAGCTTCTATCCCAAACCCATCGGGCCGATCATACGGTCTGTTTGAACCGTCACCGCCCTGGTAATAATGGCCACTGTAAGAAAGATCACACCCTCTTATCAAAACATTACGCCAACCACCCTGTGTTCCAGTAGGACCTCCGATGCATCCAAATCCGCAGTAGGTAATCCGACAACTTATTACCTGCAAGTCATTTACATCACCGATATCGATACCGAATTCATCAAGATGATGAATGTTCAAATCCTTAAGAATAATATGTTCCACCGGCCCGTTGATTCCTGATATTGCCTCACGGAATTTGCGACCATTATTGCTTGTTATTTCAAGGTTTTCAATTCGGATGTACTTGCAATTGGAAATATCAAATGCAGTGGCAAGATTATTTTCACCCGCAATAATTGGCGTTTTATTTCTGTCTTTAGCAAATACCACAAGGGTGTCACCGGGATTGAGGTGGGTAACTGCTTGGGCGATTGTTTTGAACGGCTGGTCTATGGTTCCTGGGTTATCGTCATCTCCATCAGGGGAGACATAGTATTGGCCTGTATGGTTGCCGCCGATGATTGTAATCCAGCCATTTTCATTACCTGAAGGCGGTATGACGATATCCTCGTAAACACTTAAAAGATAATCATAAACACCCTGTTCCTTTTTGCAAGCTAGTATGGCACAGAATATTCCAATTATAAAAATTTTTTTCATTTTACCTCCTTTTTCAATCAGCTATTCATAGACACTGCTAAATAACTTCCTGCAAGTCGATATTCACCAACCATGGTGTTATATATTGTATATAATATATTCCAAGGATATTAAGAAAATTATTAAAAAATTACGACATTTTTTCCAAAGTTTAATGTCGGAATTACGTGCCAAGAATTGTTGAAGGAAACAATCAGCTAAGGAAAAGGGGAGAAGCACAATTTTTACATACAAAAAGACAGTTTTAAAATATCATTTATGTCACTATTCATTCCCTTTACTTCCTCGACCGTTAAATCATCCATATTGGCAACATAAAATGTTTTTCCTTTTTGTTACTATCACCATTGGAAATCCGAACCCATGTTTACTCAGTTTGCTATTAAAGTCTGCAACAGAAATTTTCGGACATTGCCTATGCAAGTAAAAAGAAGGGGGGAGGGTTCGAATTTTAACATTTTACATTTACTATATCTACACTATAGAATTCAAAAAAACGCACTTATGAAGTGGGATGAATCTAAATTTTTAAATTCGTTTACAAATCATAATTTCAATATCTAATTTCAACGAATGATTGTTTTAATTGGAGAAACTACAATAAAGCTCCTCCCATCCATGAGTTCTCTCCACTGCTATAAAAGGCTTGTCAATAATTAAATTCTTACTTTACATCCTCCTTTCTTCAGATTATAATTTCTTGGTCCGAATCATACCTAACGGTTAAACCAGACTGCTATACGGTCATATAAGACCAAGGTATATATTCGGAGTGGCTGGGCTGCCTAATCTTTCTATTAATCATTCAGTGATTAAGTGGAAAGAGAGGCTTACCCAGCCATTCTATTCCTCGCCAGACAAGTAGCATAATCAATCTGCTCACGCAACATATAATAAACAATGGTAGCAATCTTTCGCGCCAAAGCTACTTTTGCGATACCCTTGCCTTTCCTTTTTAATATCCGCTGATAATAAAATAATAATTTCCGATCAATATCACGCGCCCGCAAGGCTGCAGTAGCCACTTCCAAATCGGTCCAGTTTCGTAAAGAATCGTCAAAGCCCAAATATTACCTATACCCGGAACCTCCAACAGACGCTGAGCATTCTCAGAAAACGGAATCTGTGCGCGGATTTTTCTTTCCCAATAATCAATCTGGGGTGTTAAAAAATCAAAGTCGACAAGTAATTGTTTGAGAAATTCACTATAAGGTGGAGATAAAGGCACTCTTTCTAAAGCCTCACGTCCGATTCCTTGTCAGGTATCCAGCAGGTGGCTAAAAAGTTAGTTCTCAATAGATGAGTAAGTACCCAGGCATCTACTTTATCGGTCTTTACACGGGCATAAGCAATTGCCTTAGTTGGGAGTGGGTTAACCAATGATACATCCAGATTGAGTTCTTCT
Proteins encoded:
- a CDS encoding T9SS type A sorting domain-containing protein; amino-acid sequence: MNNKKICTIIFLSGFFVTARAESNEPTEYDQPHPVPLEDRWGNDVRIGDIDSLCCVSLDIHRPTSHIMAACYYYFSNQTSINMYFSTNRGASWIYKANPFVANGILPNPKLSLTTTGNHYYLAANSWTPHVVRFFRFRVSDGAQVNFNNGAQYIDLVVTNPVDTIKEIALVSDHDFDDQYQNLFAITKNGSLKYFYSDTAGVNWYEISTGVTNASRGLDACTNEGYSNYYAFASYIKNNDYLQIDGFDYYGNRTGLSTIFAGPNSRFTSIGAYHDTAITVYERSGYAVAYYIQYGASYNGGNTWFYYNLTDTTTAACCPDVAARDNGGEGIAYAYGTSGSRRFRYTWCDYYGSWTTPVQFGDYQPPNNIKPAIEYLGNDIYGCIYVSYSPIYGAAYFDRNDWAGIAENEIYSAKSDKIKISPNPSNGITNISFSIKKTGNVKLSLYDISGRLVRTIVNERKHAGAHAITLNGKELADGIYLVKMETPEGTLTKTIAIIQK
- a CDS encoding right-handed parallel beta-helix repeat-containing protein; its protein translation is MKKIFIIGIFCAILACKKEQGVYDYLLSVYEDIVIPPSGNENGWITIIGGNHTGQYYVSPDGDDDNPGTIDQPFKTIAQAVTHLNPGDTLVVFAKDRNKTPIIAGENNLATAFDISNCKYIRIENLEITSNNGRKFREAISGINGPVEHIILKDLNIHHLDEFGIDIGDVNDLQVISCRITYCGFGCIGGPTGTQGGWRNVLIRGCDLSYSGHYYQGGDGSNRPYDRPDGFGIEASEGPIEISNTTATHNYGDGLDSKAKRTYIHECIVANNSCDGVKLWGDSSRVVNTLIYGRGDGDRTITPWSPIVICTENHNAYFEIINCTVDDSIGENYIMHVQYDSPTIPVNLRIVNTIFCSRGNNAPVIWLAEAVNYDIKYNLFYAPKDDRLLIQGNTTYTSAEVGQIGTGNIYGNPQFNSFGWGTEGNYHLKSGSPGINAGDSLSAPAIDLEGKSRPQGNGVDIGCYEQ